One genomic window of Cannabis sativa cultivar Pink pepper isolate KNU-18-1 chromosome 2, ASM2916894v1, whole genome shotgun sequence includes the following:
- the LOC115718406 gene encoding SAGA-associated factor 11 — translation MANEDNQSSHDQLSSHFFEDFLDSIIVDVASECHRIARLGLDRNLEEEEEEIRLSAQARVRVADPSNSSEANGKYIVDIFGQTHPPVASEIFDCMNCGRSIMAGRFAPHLEKCMGKGRKARQKVTRSSTAAQSRHSRNSPASAYSSYSNSTPSTSRLSNGTSSLAGEEYSNGIYEDH, via the exons ATGGCCAATGAAGATAATCAGTCTTCCCATGACCAG CTTTCATCTCATTTTTTCGAAGATTTCCTTGATTCAATTATTGTCGACGTTGCATCTGAGTGTCATCGAATAGCAAGATTGGGACTTGATcgcaatttagaagaagaagaggaagaaataAGGTTATCAGCTCAAGCACGGGTAAGGGTTGCAGATCCAAGTAATAGCAGTGAAGCCAATGGAAAGTACATTGTCGACATTTTTGGACAAACCCACCCTCCTGTAGCCAGTGAAATATTTGATTGCATGAACTGCGGTCGATCAATCATGGCTGGGAGATTTGCACCTCATTTAGAGAAATGCATGGGAAAG GGTAGAAAAGCTCGTCAAAAGGTGACAAGAAGCAGCACAGCTGCACAGAGCCGGCATTCAAGAAACAGCCCTGCTTCTGCGTACTCTTCCTATTCGAATTCAACCCCAAGCACGTCCCGGTTATCCAATGGAACGTCTAGTCTTGCAGGAGAAGAATACTCAAATGGCATTTATGAAGATCATTGA